One region of Mucilaginibacter sp. 14171R-50 genomic DNA includes:
- a CDS encoding TlpA disulfide reductase family protein, which yields MRSLLTGLLLLLSSHTFAQFKLTGKVIGTPPDSVHLNMPFVYGYYTENTIPAGVNANGYFNKTLNISGQRFATININGKEHTLLLTPGKSLDVTINMADTTITGFKGVAAKENKLLYSLGLEKMPFFFKDTLYARLSLPELKQQVLQKWFAIRDEKLNRIEQSDLPAADKKLIIQEVRSGAIVALNDFARGVLKAGRKQVFDLVLEIYKDSPLAPEVLPAGPKYYAFANSYISYLETLAFKGLPDDAAKNPQTFVKYYNVTIDSGTRIAKQKGKSFLQWMLVRNEFDKTVAEHWLAQAIETKLLNKDLPQTRPLLAELQQYYPRSSYLPAFKLKADKLEKILAANAANKEIVIADGFEKMTSVYEAIKNLKGKIVYLDIWGTWCGPCKEELKYNAALKSHFKGKDVAFVYLDMDDDAKDAQWREFIKVNGLTGLHLRKSNKDIQSFWNELKPGQKTQYYPTYFIFDKNGALVKTDAKRPSDLDELYKQIEGFLNDDKGGSN from the coding sequence ATGAGATCGTTATTAACCGGGCTGCTGCTTTTGCTCAGCAGCCATACCTTCGCGCAGTTCAAACTAACCGGTAAGGTCATTGGCACGCCGCCCGATTCGGTGCACCTTAATATGCCGTTTGTGTATGGCTACTATACCGAAAATACTATCCCGGCAGGCGTAAACGCTAATGGTTATTTCAATAAAACGTTAAACATCAGCGGGCAGCGGTTTGCAACCATTAATATTAATGGCAAAGAGCATACCTTGCTGCTTACGCCAGGTAAATCACTCGATGTAACCATTAATATGGCCGATACTACCATAACCGGGTTTAAAGGCGTTGCTGCAAAAGAAAACAAGCTGCTTTACAGCCTGGGGCTCGAGAAGATGCCCTTCTTTTTTAAAGATACACTTTACGCAAGGCTTAGCCTGCCCGAACTAAAGCAGCAGGTATTGCAAAAATGGTTTGCTATCCGCGATGAAAAGCTGAACCGCATTGAACAAAGTGATCTGCCCGCGGCGGATAAAAAACTGATAATCCAGGAAGTGAGGAGCGGCGCGATAGTAGCGCTAAACGATTTTGCAAGAGGAGTATTAAAGGCCGGGCGCAAACAGGTGTTTGACCTGGTGCTTGAAATTTACAAAGACTCGCCTTTAGCGCCGGAGGTGCTGCCTGCCGGGCCAAAATATTATGCGTTTGCAAACAGTTACATCAGTTACCTGGAAACACTTGCCTTTAAGGGCCTGCCGGATGATGCCGCTAAAAACCCTCAAACCTTTGTAAAATACTATAATGTAACTATAGATAGCGGCACCCGCATTGCCAAACAAAAAGGGAAATCGTTTTTACAATGGATGCTGGTTAGGAACGAGTTTGATAAAACCGTTGCCGAGCATTGGCTGGCGCAGGCTATAGAAACAAAACTTTTAAACAAAGACCTGCCGCAGACCCGGCCGCTGCTTGCCGAGCTTCAGCAATATTATCCGCGCAGCAGTTACCTGCCCGCTTTTAAACTTAAAGCAGATAAGCTGGAAAAGATATTGGCAGCAAACGCAGCAAATAAGGAGATTGTGATAGCGGATGGATTTGAAAAAATGACCTCTGTTTATGAGGCGATCAAAAACCTGAAAGGTAAAATAGTTTACCTGGATATATGGGGAACCTGGTGCGGCCCCTGCAAAGAGGAATTAAAGTATAATGCGGCATTAAAAAGCCACTTTAAAGGCAAAGATGTAGCTTTTGTGTACCTTGATATGGATGACGACGCTAAAGATGCCCAATGGCGCGAATTTATAAAGGTAAACGGGTTAACCGGCCTGCACCTGCGCAAAAGCAATAAGGATATCCAGTCGTTCTGGAATGAATTAAAACCCGGCCAAAAAACACAATATTACCCCACTTACTTTATTTTTGACAAAAACGGCGCCCTGGTGAAAACAGATGCCAAACGGCCAAGCGACCTGGACGAACTATACAAACAAATAGAAGGATTTTTAAATGACGATAAAGGCGGTAGCAATTGA
- a CDS encoding LytTR family DNA-binding domain-containing protein → MTIKAVAIDDEPLALEVIRSLAEKVPFIDLQESFTNAFKAIDHLAGHPVDLLFLDIKMPDINGMELLASLRQKPLVVFTTAYAEHAVLSYELDAVDYLLKPFSFARFLKACNKAREVLNADRESKNDNPPASIFIKSGYEQLRVSFDELLYLESGGNYVTLKLTGDRQVLSRLTMAEVQQLLPADKFVRIHRSYIVNKEKVSKAERHRVHIDGRALPVSAGFKFSLTASPK, encoded by the coding sequence ATGACGATAAAGGCGGTAGCAATTGACGATGAACCATTGGCGCTCGAGGTGATCCGCTCCCTTGCGGAAAAGGTGCCTTTTATTGATCTGCAGGAAAGTTTTACCAACGCCTTTAAAGCGATCGACCATTTGGCCGGGCACCCGGTAGACCTTTTATTTTTGGACATAAAAATGCCCGATATTAACGGCATGGAGCTCTTAGCAAGCCTGAGGCAAAAGCCCCTGGTTGTGTTTACAACCGCCTATGCCGAACATGCTGTGCTTAGCTATGAGCTCGACGCGGTAGATTACCTGCTTAAACCGTTCTCTTTCGCGCGGTTTTTAAAGGCATGCAACAAAGCACGCGAAGTGTTGAATGCTGATCGTGAATCAAAAAATGACAATCCTCCTGCCAGTATTTTTATCAAATCGGGTTACGAGCAGCTGAGGGTAAGTTTTGACGAACTGCTTTACCTGGAAAGCGGCGGAAATTATGTGACGCTAAAGCTCACCGGCGACAGGCAGGTGCTTTCGCGCCTTACCATGGCCGAGGTACAGCAACTTTTACCCGCAGATAAATTCGTGCGTATACACCGGTCGTACATCGTCAATAAAGAAAAAGTTAGCAAGGCCGAACGGCACCGGGTACACATTGACGGCCGGGCGCTGCCTGTAAGTGCGGGCTTTAAGTTTTCGTTGACCGCAAGCCCAAAATAG
- a CDS encoding alginate lyase family protein, translated as MKKINLSYWLGCVLLLASAFIFTQCKKSLVTDNAPANAATATAPRSVTSFVHPGVLNTAANLDLIRNEANNGDVARNAAYQKVVDFINNNPMPTQFYSTVYVGSNGHTSPSKSQIRKDAILAYALALRFAKTGDTQWSDKCKFILNGWASTFQNYAPIDASDNPHQSDLEASWTTPSFVAAAEIIRYYQPNGVSANWSQADINTFSNYLNNVKNNYINHTFGGNGYNYNNNWNVSAGYAKMAVGVFLNSASVFNDGEAQLNITMPNMIHADGTMPEECDRTDCVHYQYSLTGFTYAAEIAAMQGDNSLYTALSNRISAGYDFMYRSFFQNISCDYCSTGSAVYGGVEVAYHHYGTSNMGALRDLHDPLGAPADNTFLGFTTYTHYNLSGGTTPPPANNNPPIGTVITLTGFNGKYVSGENGTQAMTCTRATDGDWEHFTVLDAGNGKIYLRSMGKYVSSENGAQAMTCNRTTPGDWEKFTWGVTADGKITLQGNNGKYVSSENGTQAMTCNRTTPQGWESFGLNQ; from the coding sequence ATGAAGAAAATTAACCTTTCTTATTGGCTGGGTTGCGTCCTGCTGCTTGCATCTGCCTTTATTTTTACGCAGTGTAAAAAATCATTAGTTACTGATAATGCCCCTGCAAATGCAGCCACAGCAACTGCCCCCCGTTCGGTTACATCGTTTGTGCACCCGGGCGTTTTAAACACCGCTGCCAATCTTGACCTGATTCGAAACGAGGCCAACAACGGCGACGTCGCGCGTAATGCAGCCTACCAAAAAGTGGTAGATTTTATAAACAACAACCCTATGCCAACGCAGTTCTACTCTACCGTGTATGTAGGTTCAAACGGGCACACCAGCCCGTCTAAATCGCAGATCCGTAAAGATGCGATACTTGCCTACGCGCTGGCGCTGCGTTTTGCCAAAACAGGCGATACGCAATGGTCTGATAAATGTAAGTTCATCCTGAACGGCTGGGCATCTACCTTTCAGAACTATGCTCCTATAGATGCATCCGATAATCCGCACCAGTCTGACCTGGAAGCATCCTGGACAACCCCGAGCTTTGTAGCCGCGGCCGAGATCATCAGGTATTACCAGCCAAACGGCGTATCGGCCAACTGGTCGCAGGCGGATATCAACACCTTTAGCAACTACCTTAACAATGTAAAAAACAATTACATTAACCACACCTTTGGCGGCAACGGTTATAACTACAACAATAACTGGAACGTATCTGCCGGGTATGCTAAAATGGCTGTTGGCGTTTTCCTGAACAGCGCCAGCGTGTTTAACGATGGCGAGGCGCAGCTAAACATTACCATGCCAAATATGATACACGCGGATGGCACCATGCCCGAGGAATGCGACCGTACAGACTGCGTGCATTACCAATACTCGTTAACGGGCTTTACCTACGCGGCCGAAATTGCCGCCATGCAGGGCGATAACTCGTTATACACCGCTTTATCAAACCGCATAAGCGCCGGGTACGATTTTATGTACCGCTCGTTCTTCCAGAACATCAGCTGCGATTATTGCAGCACCGGCAGCGCGGTATACGGTGGGGTAGAGGTGGCTTATCATCATTACGGCACTTCAAACATGGGCGCGCTTCGCGACCTGCACGACCCGCTGGGCGCACCTGCTGATAACACCTTTTTAGGCTTTACTACCTACACCCACTACAATTTGAGTGGCGGTACAACACCTCCTCCTGCTAATAATAACCCGCCTATTGGCACCGTGATAACGCTTACAGGGTTTAACGGAAAATACGTTAGCGGCGAAAACGGCACCCAAGCCATGACCTGTACCCGCGCTACCGATGGCGATTGGGAACATTTTACCGTATTGGATGCCGGTAATGGTAAAATATATTTGCGCAGCATGGGTAAATATGTATCGAGCGAAAACGGCGCACAAGCCATGACTTGCAACCGCACCACCCCCGGCGATTGGGAAAAATTCACATGGGGCGTAACCGCCGATGGCAAGATAACCCTGCAAGGCAATAACGGCAAATACGTATCGAGCGAGAACGGCACACAAGCCATGACCTGCAACCGCACCACCCCGCAAGGCTGGGAATCATTCGGGCTGAACCAATAA
- a CDS encoding sulfite exporter TauE/SafE family protein, translating to MLISSITIHILLIIFIATVFRSAFGFGESLVAVPLLALWVPLNIAVPLSVLVSVTIAGIVVVQDWKKIHFRSASGLIMFTLIGIPLGLLLLINTDERIVKAVLGAIILIFSVYLLTGKQLKELKTDNFAWLFGCGLLAGILDGAYGLNGPPLVIYGAKRRWSAQHFRATLQGYFFIASMVGTVGYWFAGLLVTNVIHYYLLSLPVMVPAVFIGRAINNRLHGEKFFKYVYVVLSAIGLFLLVRAVIN from the coding sequence ATGCTCATCAGTTCCATCACTATTCATATCCTGCTCATTATTTTTATCGCTACCGTGTTCCGTTCTGCGTTTGGTTTCGGCGAATCGCTGGTAGCGGTGCCCCTGCTGGCTTTGTGGGTACCCCTTAATATCGCGGTACCGCTTTCGGTGCTGGTATCTGTTACTATCGCGGGCATAGTGGTGGTGCAGGACTGGAAAAAGATCCACTTTCGTAGTGCAAGCGGGCTTATTATGTTCACACTAATAGGCATCCCGTTAGGGCTGCTGCTTTTAATTAATACCGACGAGCGGATAGTGAAAGCTGTATTGGGTGCCATCATCCTTATATTTTCGGTTTATTTACTTACCGGCAAACAGCTTAAAGAATTAAAAACCGATAATTTTGCCTGGCTTTTTGGCTGCGGCCTACTGGCGGGCATACTTGACGGGGCGTATGGCTTAAACGGGCCGCCGCTTGTTATTTACGGTGCTAAACGCCGCTGGTCGGCACAACATTTCAGGGCTACGCTGCAGGGCTACTTTTTTATAGCCAGTATGGTTGGTACCGTAGGGTATTGGTTTGCCGGCCTGCTGGTAACAAATGTTATCCATTACTATCTGTTAAGCCTGCCGGTAATGGTTCCCGCGGTTTTTATTGGCCGGGCCATCAATAATCGCCTGCATGGCGAAAAGTTTTTTAAATACGTTTATGTGGTTTTGTCAGCTATCGGCCTGTTTTTATTGGTCAGGGCTGTTATCAATTAA